Proteins encoded in a region of the Sander lucioperca isolate FBNREF2018 chromosome 18, SLUC_FBN_1.2, whole genome shotgun sequence genome:
- the ktn1 gene encoding kinectin isoform X7, with product MAVDIYDSQYLLILAPSLVIALMFLFFWLFMKETSYDEVLARQKRDLKLPPSKPDTRKKNEKKKSKKKESASGGGGESEEDLRDFDVADGANSSTLEVEEEPALVATPDPAPPTPIPYVPVSVSPDAPAGLRERKKKEKKAAKAAAAAAAAAAAAAAAAAAAAVTAPSSEEPEVNGSKPVSRKTEPFLAAGKQSSPPSPQLEVQVQVQATQAPVQAQTPPQISGKKKEKKKQKAEPVTVDDQQPEVKAEQAPAPVKKEAPIVAETKVLDGATPSATSGRKKNSAKRQKTEHVDEAHVLADSAASANHQAGHNDDVHSKGSGKKQKNETDKENTEVKLKELLSGLSSLALSEAEAVSVIALLGEKSPNALDAWHKSAARPDPAAQERERLLTTLQEEASIAKDKVKQLSQELQVEKQKTGRVEAMMREQRGAMEKELGSMQGKAQGSYQELQTMQIKFQQVREQLESQITRLQQENGILRDAVSSATNQMESKNSAELNKLRSEYASLMKELADNNSKLQQEEHQRKSLEVSYKQNVSQLEAQLQDAKRSWDELQKFLHSVNAEREKLQASKQELHSKLLAVETEMNNKNKEIQTLHSSLTEAMVSKDLLEQRVMELMSQHSMPDDSMQARVQDLMNENKGLQVQSETLQVQNETLHAQISSQVTHVSHIEELQKLLADKELQRKSLEDSLNAERSSGASRETNMQALHNENVSLKAEIQNLQAQISDQTASQLALDQFQKSVREKEDNMKTVEDLLEKGLIEVANKEEELKAIREENKALKQEIETLQRKTAEQASSESIVEELHSKIQEKDVKLKSLEESLQIAQDSSSTREKTVEALELQLAALQVEVEQLRQKETLEELTRSGTQIQELQAQLAAKDHEIQMLQAELEARTKELSEKVEQIHQQQSHTAVPSPELLTALSEKEKQVSDLQGELAELRDSLELHRKKNNENQTALTMCQAECRDVLHRLLPHVPLPNEQNHQEWLHRFEGAVAESSAAQSTPALGDSKGLAEKLKEAEEAQRILQKDCDTYKKVLAETEGILQRLQNSVEQEESRWRVKLELSQGELREMSLKVTALEQDVERLTDGAELENLRRGKEHLESELERAERESATYVTEVRELKDLLTELQTRLDGSYTEAIRQNEELNLLKTQLTETLSKLETEENERQKVAGDLYTAQQSLDLIQGELSKVTDNGDDLIENSSLSSQREEIDRKEKMTAGLNQTVRELQQLLQGVSRQLTKRKEGEADKDLPKV from the exons TCTTCATGAAGGAAACCTCCTACGATGAGGTGCTGGCCAGGCAGAAACGCGACCTCAAGCTACCACCATCTAAGCCAGACACCCGTaagaagaatgaaaaaaagaagagcaaGAAGAAGGAGAGTGCcagtggaggtggaggggagtCGGAAGAGGATCTTCGGGATTTTGATGTGGCTGATGGTGCCAACAGCTCCACCCTGGAGGTAGAAGAGGAACCTGCACTAGTGGCTACTCCAGATCCTGCTCCTCCAACACCTATTCCCTATGTGCCTGTTTCAGTGTCACCTGATGCTCCTGCTGGTctaagggagagaaagaagaaggagaaaaaggCTGCCAaggccgctgctgctgctgctgctgctgctgctgctgctgctgctgctgctgctgctgcagcagttACTGCTCCTTCTTCTGAGGAGCCAGAAGTGAACGGCTCAAAGCCGGTCAGCCGCAAGACAGAGCCATTCCTGGCTGCAGGCAAACAGTCCAGCCCTCCCTCTCCCCAGCTTGAGGTTCAGGTACAGGTCCAAGCTACTCAGGCTCCTGTTCAGGCTCAGACACCGCCACAGATTTctggaaagaaaaaggagaagaagaaacaaaaagCAGAGCCAG TTACAGTGGATGACCAGCAGCCAGAGGTTAAGGCTGAGCAAGCTCCAGCTCCAGTCAAGAAGGAAGCTCCCATTGTGGCTGAAACCAAAGTTCTGGACGGTGCAACCCCAAGTGCTACCAGTGGCAGGAAGAAGAACTCTGCCAAGAGGCAGAAGACTGAGCATG TAGATGAAGCCCATGTGCTGGCTGACTCAGCAGCTTCTGCGAACCACCAGGCAGGCCATAACGATGATGTACATTCCAAAGGGAGTGGcaagaaacagaagaatgagACTGACAAAG AGAACACGGAGGTGAAGCTGAAGGAGCTGCTGTCTGGTCTGTCCAGCCTGGCTCTGTCAGAGGCCGAGGCTGTCAGCGTGATAGCTCTCCTCGGGGAGAAGAGCCCTAATGCTTTGGATGCTTGGCACAAA TCTGCGGCTAGGCCTGACCCAGCTGCACAGGAACGAGAGAGACTTCTTACAACTCTGCAGGAGGAGGCTTCCATTGCCAAGGACAAAGTGAAACAGCTTAGCCAG GAGCTTCAAGTTGAGAAGCAAAAGACAGGCCGGGTGGAGGCCATGATGAGAGAGCAACGTGGAGCCATGGAGAAAGAACTGGGTAGCATGCAGGGCAAAGCACAAGGCAGCTACCAGGAGCTCCAGACCATGCAGATAAAG TTTCAGCAGGTAAGGGAGCAGCTGGAAAGCCAGATCACTCGACTGCAGCAGGAGAACGGCATCCTGAGGGACGCAGTCAGCTCTGCCACCAACCAGATGGAGAGCAA GAATTCAGCAGAGCTGAACAAGCTGCGTTCTGAGTATGCCAGCCTGATGAAAGAGCTGGCGGACAACAACAGCAAGCTGCAGCAGGAGGAGCACCAGAGGAAGTCACTGGAGGTCAGCTATAAGCAGAACGTGTCCCAGCTGGAG GCCCAACTGCAGGATGCTAAGCGAAGTTGGGACGAACTGCAGAAGTTCCTCCACAGTGTCAatgctgagagagagaaacttcAGGCCTCAAAGCAAG AGCTTCACAGCAAGCTGTTGGCAGTGGAGACAGAGATGAACAACAAGAATAAGGAGATCCAGACCCTACACAGCAGCCTGACTGAAGCAATGGTTTCCAAGGATCTGCTGGAGCAGAGAGTGATGGAGCTTATGTCCCAGCACAGTATGCCTGATGACTCAATGCAAGCCCGGGTTCAG GACCTTATGAATGAAAACAAAGGTCTTCAGGTCCAGAGCGAGACCCTGCAAGTCCAGAATGAGACCCTGCATGCCCAGATCTCCTCACAG GTCACCCATGTCTCTCACATTGAGGAGCTACAGAAGCT ATTGGCTGATAAGGAGTTGCAGAGAAAGAGTCTGGAGGATTCTTTAAATGCGGAGAGAAGCAGTGGGGCCAGTAGGGAAACTAACATGCAG GCCTTGCACAATGAGAACGTGTCACTGAAGGCAGAGATTCAGAATCTGCAGGCACAGATTTCTGATCAG ACTGCCTCCCAACTGGCTTTGGACCAGTTCCAAAAGAG TGTCCGGGAGAAGGAGGACAACATGAAAACCGTAGAGGACCTTCTGGAGAAGGGGCTGATTGAGGTGGCCAACAAGGAGGAAGAGCTCAAg GCTATAAGAGAAGAAAACAAGGCACTAAAACAAGAAATAGAGACCCTTCAGAGAAAGACAGCAGAACAG GCATCATCAGAGTCGATAGTGGAAGAACTTCACAGCAA GATCCAAGAGAAGGATGTGAAGCTAAAATCATTGGAGGAGAGTCTACAGATAGCACAAGACAGCAGCTCTACCAGAGAGAAGACAGTTGAG GCTCTGGAGCTGCAGTTGGCTGCCCTGCAGGTAGAGGTAGAGCAGCTGAGACAGAAGGAGACATTAGAAGAGCTGACCAGATCTGGTACCCAGATCCAAGAACTCCAGGCTCA GCTAGCAGCAAAGGACCATGAAATCCAGATGCTACAGGCTGAGCTGGAGGCAAGGACTAAGGAGCTGAGTGAGAAGGTGGAGCAGATACACCAACAG CAGTCCCACACAGCAGTGCCAAGCCCAGAGCTTCTTACAGC GTTGTCAGAGAAGGAGAAGCAGGTCTCAGATCTCCAGGGTGAGCTGGCTGAGCTGAGGGACTCCCTGGAGCTTCATAGGAAGAAGAACAAC GAGAACCAGACAGCACTGACAATGTGTCAGGCCGAGTGTCGAGATGTTCTGCACAGACTTCTGCCCCATGTGCCTCTGCCCAATGAGCAG AACCATCAGGAATGGCTCCACAGATTTGAGGGGGCAGTAGCTGAAAGCTCAGCTGCACAATCCACCCCTGCACTAGGGGACTCTAAG GGACTGGCTGAGAAGCTGAAAGAAGCCGAGGAAGCTCAAAGGATTCTGCAGAAAGACTGTGACACATACAAGAAGGTGTTGGCAGAGACG GAGGGCATCCTGCAGCGCCTCCAGAACAGCGTGGAGCAGGAGGAGTCTCGCTGGAGGGTGAAGCTGGAGCTATCGCAGGGAGAGCTCcgagag ATGAGCCTGAAAGTCACAGCTCTGGAGCAAGATGTTGAGAGACTAACTGATGGCGCAGAGTTGGAAAAT CTTAGAAGAGGAAAGGAGCACTTGGAGTCTGAGTTGGAGAGGGCGGAGCGTGAGAGTGCCACCTATGTAACAGAGGTCAGAGAG CTCAAAGATCTGTTGACTGAATTGCAGACCAGACTTGATGGCTCATATACAGAGGCTATCAGACAGAATGAGGAGCTGAATTTG CTGAAAACCCAGCTCACTGAGACGCTGTCCAAGCTGGAGACCGAAGAGAACGAGAGGCAAAAGGTGGCCGGTGACCTGTATACG GCCCAGCAGTCTCTTGATCTGATCCAAGGGGAGCTCTCAAAAGTGACTGACAACGGTGATGACCTGATAGAGAATAGCAGTCTGTCGTCACAGAGA GAAGAGATTGACAGAAAGGAGAAAATGACTGCAGGACTGAACCAAACAGTCAGAGAACTGCAGCAGCTGCTACAAGGCGTCAGCCGGCAACTCACCAAGAGAAAGGAAGGG GAGGCTGACAAAGATCTGCCCAAGGTATAG